From the Vulpes lagopus strain Blue_001 chromosome 15, ASM1834538v1, whole genome shotgun sequence genome, one window contains:
- the LOC121476474 gene encoding 39S ribosomal protein L48, mitochondrial, with protein MNGALGKMLCLRTDTIFKQAFFLLRLRTSGENPICSAGGILLNTSRHYKSKPTHGIGRYKHLVKAQEPKKKKGKVEVRPINLGTDYEYGVLNIHLTAYDMALAESYAQYVHHLCNHLSIKVEESYAMPTKTMEVLRLQDQGNKMLLDSVLTTHERVVQISGLSATFAEIFLEIIQSNLPEGVRLSVKEHTEEDFKGRFKARPELEELLAKLN; from the coding sequence ATGAACGGAGCTCTGGGAAAGATGCTGTGTCTGAGGACCGATACCATTTTTAAGCAAGCCTTTTTTCTCTTAAGGCTCAGGACTTCAGGAGAAAATCCCATCTGTTCTGCAGGTGGCATTCTGCTGAATACCAGTCGGCACTACAAGTCAAAGCCTACCCATGGCATTGGAAGATACAAGCACCTAGTTAAAGCACAGGAGcccaagaagaagaagggaaaagtaGAAGTGAGACCCATTAATTTGGGGACAGATTATGAATATGGAGTTTTAAACATTCACCTGACTGCATACGACATGGCCCTAGCAGAGAGTTATGCCCAATATGTTCACCACCTCTGCAACCATCTATCCATTAAAGTTGAGGAAAGTTATGCAATGCCCACCAAAACCATGGAAGTGTTGCGGCTGCAGGACCAAGGTAACAAAATGCTCCTGGACTCAGTTCTTACCACTCATGAACGAGTGGTTCAGATCAGTGGTCTGAGTGCTACATTTGCAGAGATTTTCTTGGAAATAATCCAAAGCAATCTTCCTGAAGGAGTCAGATTGTCAGTGAAGGAGCACACTGAAGAAGACTTCAAGGGAAGATTCAAAGCTCGGCCAGAACTGGAAGAACTGTTGGCCAAGTTGAACTAG
- the PSMA1 gene encoding proteasome subunit alpha type-1, with amino-acid sequence MFRNQYDNDVTVWSPQGRIHQIEYAMEAVKQGSATVGLKSKTHAVLVALKRAQSELAAHQKKILHVDNHIGISIAGLTADARLLCNFMRQECLDSRFVFDRPLPVSRLVSLIGSKTQIPTQRYGRRPYGVGLLIAGYDDMGPHIFQTCPSANYFDCRAMSIGARSQSARTYLERHMSGFMECNLNELVKHGLRALRETLPAEQDLTTKNVSIGIVGKDLEFTIYDDDDVSPFLEGLEERPQRKAQPAQPADEPAEKADEPMEH; translated from the exons ATG TTTCGCAACCAGTATGACAATGACGTCACTGTTTGGAGCCCTCAG GGCAGGATTCATCAAATTGAATATGCAATGGAAGCTGTCAAACAAGGTTCAGCCACAGTTGGTCTGAAATCAAAAACCCATGCAGTGTTGGTTGCATTGAAG AGAGCACAGTCAGAGCTTGCAGctcatcagaagaaaattctTCATGTTGATAACCATATTGGTATCTCAATTGCGGGACTTACTGCTGATGCTAGACTGTTATG taattttatgcGCCAGGAGTGTTTGGATTCCAGATTTGTTTTTGACagacctcttcctgtgtctcgtCTTGTATCTCTAATTGGAAGCA AGACCCAGATACCAACACAACGGTATGGCCGGAGACCATATGGTGTTGGACTGCTCATTGCTGGTTATGAT GATATGGGCCCTCACATTTTCCAAACCTGTCCATCTGCCAACTATTTTGACTGTAGAGCCATGTCCATTGGAGCCCGTTCTCAATCAGCTCGTACTTACTTGGAGAGACATATGTCTGGGTTTATGGAAT GCAATTTGAATGAACTGGTTAAACATGGTCTGCGTGCCTTACGAGAGACACTTCCTGCAGAACAGGACCTAACTACAAAG AATGTTTCCATTGGAATTGTTGGTAAAGACTTGGAGTTTACgatttatgatgatgatgatgtatctCCGTTCCTGGAAGGTCTTGAAGAAAGaccacagagaaaggcacag CCTGCTCAACCTGCTGATGAACCTGCAGAAAAGGCTGATGAACCAATGGAGCATTAA